From a region of the Theobroma cacao cultivar B97-61/B2 chromosome 8, Criollo_cocoa_genome_V2, whole genome shotgun sequence genome:
- the LOC18592835 gene encoding GDSL esterase/lipase At1g71691 — protein MANLWMFCLLVVSGLGMAFNVVSGQGEDPFGPDGGRRKEMVPAMFVFGDSLIDNGNNNDLPSFAKANYFPYGIDFNGGPTGRFSNGYTMVDEIAELLGLPLIPAYSEASGDQVLHGVNYASAAAGILDITGRNFVSRIPFDQQIRNFQSTLDQITDNLGAVDAADAIARCIFFVGMGSNDYLNNYLMPNYPTRNQYNAQQFADLLVQQYTRQLRTLYNLGARKFVLAGLGRMGCIPSILAQSTVGSCSEEVNQLVLPFNANVKTMMNNLNANLPGARFIYIDVAHLFEDIVANSGTYGFSVVNRGCCGIGRNRGQITCLPFQTPCPNRDQYVFWDAFHPTEKVNIIMARKAFNGDTSIVYPINIKQLASINIEPN, from the exons ATGGCAAACTTGTGGATGTTTTGTCTGCTTGTTGTTTCAGGTTTAGGTATGGCGTTCAACGTAGTTTCAGGCCAAGGAGAAGACCCTTTTGGGCCAGATGGTGggaggagaaaagaaatggtGCCTGCCATGTTCGTATTTGGAGACTCTCTCATCGACAATGGCAATAACAATGACCTTCCTTCTTTTGCCAAGGCCAACTATTTCCCTTATGGCATTGACTTCAATGGCGGCCCTACCGGTCGTTTCTCCAATGGTTATACCATGGTTGACGAAATAG CTGAACTGCTAGGACTTCCCTTGATACCTGCATACTCTGAAGCTTCTGGTGATCAAGTGCTTCATGGTGTTAACTATGCCTCTGCAGCtgctggaatcctcgacatcACAGGAAGAAACTTT GTGAGCCGAATACCATTTGATCAACAGATAAGGAACTTCCAGAGCACCCTTGATCAGATTACGGACAATCTTGGGGCAGTTGATGCAGCAGATGCAATTGCTCGGTGCATTTTCTTTGTTGGAATGGGCAGCAATGACTACCTTAACAACTACCTTATGCCCAATTACCCAACCCGGAATCAGTACAATGCCCAACAATTCGCTGATCTCTTGGTTCAACAATACACTCGGCAATTAAGG ACACTTTACAATCTTGGAGCACGTAAGTTTGTACTAGCAGGGTTAGGACGAATGGGATGTATCCCAAGCATCCTTGCACAGAGCACAGTTGGAAGCTGCTCGGAAGAAGTGAACCAGCTTGTTCTACCTTTCAATGCAAACGTGAAGACAATGATGAATAACCTTAATGCCAATCTACCTGGTGCAAGATTTATTTACATCGACGTTGCTCACCTGTTTGAAGATATCGTCGCCAATTCTGGAACATATG GATTTAGTGTTGTAAACCGAGGGTGCTGTGGCATCGGAAGGAACAGAGGCCAGATTACATGTCTTCCCTTCCAAACCCCATGTCCAAATAGAGACCAATACGTGTTTTGGGATGCATTCCATCCAACAGAAAAAGTGAACATCATAATGGCAAGGAAGGCTTTCAATGGGGATACAAGCATTGTTTATCCCATCAACATAAAGCAGCTCGCCAGCATTAATATTGAGCCCAATTAG